A region of the Litchfieldia alkalitelluris genome:
CAGAATTGCTTTGGCTTGGCGGAATTCATCAAGAGTTGCGATCATCGGAAACATAATTTTTAAATTTCCGTAAGTACTTGCTCTAAGTAGTGCACGTAATTGTGTACGGAAAATTTCTTGCTCCTCAAGGCAAAGACGAATTGCTCGGTAGCCTAAAAAGGGATTAAGTTCCTTCGGGAGATGTAAGTAAGGAAGCTCCTTATCTCCTCCAATATCAAGTGTTCTTACAACAACAGGCTTTCCTTCCATCTTTTCTAGAACAGTCTTATATGCGTCAAACTGCTCTTCTTCAGTTGGAAGTTGGTCTCTTCCCATATATAAAAATTCAGTACGGTATAGGCCAACACCTTCACCACCGTTTGCTAAAACTCCTTTAACATCTTCTGGAGTTCCAATATTAGCAGCTAGTTCCACATGTTGTTCATCACTAGAAACTGTTGGTTCATTAATTAACTTAGCCCACTCCGTTTTTTGTGCTTCATATTGTTCTTTTTTGGCTTGATATTCAGAGATTACTTGCTCGCTTGGGTCAACAATAACATGACCATCCAGTCCGTCAACGATGACAAGCACTCCATTTTTAATATCAGAGGTTACAGTCTTAGTCCCAACTACTGCTGGAATTTCCATTGAACGGGCCATAATAGCTGAGTGAGATGTACGACCTCCAATATCCGTTGTAAAACCTTTAACATAGTTACGGTTCAGCTGCGCTGTATCTGATGGAGTTAAATCTTCAGCAATAATAACAACTTCTTCCGATATCATACTCGGGTTAGAGATTGTAACGCCTAGAAGATGTGCTAAGACGCGCTTAGTTACATCCTTAATATCAGCTGCACGTTCTTTCATATATTCATTATCCATTGATTCAAACATAGAGATAAACATAGATGCTGTCTCATTTAAAGAATATTCAGCATTAACGTTCTCACTCTTAATTCGATCTTTAATCGGATTAACTAATTCTGGATCGCTTAATACAAGAAGATGAGCAGCAAAAATTGCTGCCTTGTCTTCTCCAAGTTCTTGATTTGCTTTGTCTTTAATAACTTCTAATTCTTGTTTTGCAGTTTCTAATGCTACATCAAATCTAGAAACTTCTTCTTCTGTATTGGTAATATTCTTCTTTTCAATTGTTAAATCTGGGTTTTCTAAACGATAGGCTTTTGCAAAAGCAATACCAGCTGAAGCTGCAATACCATTTATCATTTTAGCCATAATTTACAGTCCTTCACTTGAAAAAGTTTCTGCAAGTGCTGCCAATGCCTCTTCTGCATCAGCACCTTCAGCAGTGATTTTTATTTCAGCACCCTGACCAATTCCTAGTGACATAACACCCATGATTGATTTCAAATTAACAGAACGTCCGTTAAATTCTAAATTAATATCAGAGTTAAATTTTCCTGCAGTTTGTACTAATGCTGTTGCTGGTCGTGCATGAATCCCAGATTCACTAGATACTTTAAATGTCTTTTCAGCCATGTTCATTCTCTCCTTTTTATTAACACATTTTTATTTAATTGTAATAATATCTTCTTGCTTAAGGTCTACAGTACCATCTGTATTAATAACTACTGCTTCACCATTTTTTAAATTAGTAAATACGATTGGTGTAATGGTTGAAGTAGCATTGTTTGCCACAAAATCTAAGTCTACTTTTAGAATTGGTTGACCTTTTGTGACCTTATCACCTTGACTAACAAGAGCCTCAAAACCTTCACCTTTTAGATTAACAGTATCAATACCAAAATGAATTAAAATTTCTCTACCTGCTGCTGTTTCAAGTCCAATGGCATGTTTTGTTGGGAACAAGTTAACAATTGTACCATCAACTGGTGCAACAACTGTCCCTTCCTTAGGTAAGATGGCGAATCCATCACCCATCATTTTCCCCGCAAACACTTGATCTGGAACATCAGTAATTGGTAAAATTTTACCATGAATTGGAGCTACAAATGAGAAATCCTCACTACTTACTTCATTTTGCATTTCATCTGGTACTACATCTTCAATCTGTTCCTGTACCTCTGTGTTTGGTGATACGATTGTTGGAGCAGGTGTTTTACCATCCATAATATCTTTGATCTGTGATTTCAATGTATCTGATTTGGGACCGAAGATCGCTTGAATATTATTACCTATTTCAAGTACACCCGAAGCACCTAATTGTTTCAGACGGTCCTTGTCAACTGATTTAATATCATTTACAGATACACGTAATCTTGTAATACATGCATCTAGATGAGAAATATTTTCTTTTCCACCCATCGCTTGTAGAACATTGAATGGTAGTTCACTTACTTTTCCTCGATTTACTTCTGCACCCTCTTGAATCACTTCACGTCCAGGTGTTTTTAAGTTAAATTTTCTAATCGCAAATCTAAATCCAAAATAATAAATTGGTGCTAAGATTAATCCAACAACGATAACTAGCCACCAGTCAGTTCTATTCGGTAGTACTCCGAATAAGATAAAGTCTATTACCCCACCAGAGAATGTCATACCAATTTTCACATTTAACATATGCATAACCATAAATGATAGACCAGCAAAAACTGCGTGAATCGCGAAAAGTATTGGTGCTACAAATAAGAATGAAAATTCCAATGGTTCAGTAATACCTGTTAAGAATGAAGTAAGTGCTGCTGAACCCATAATACCTGCAACAAGTTTTTTTTGCTCAGGGCGTGCTTCATGATATATTGCTAAAGCAGCTGCTGGTAATCCAAACATCATAAATGGGAATTTCCCAGTCATAAATGTACCGGCTGTAAATTCGGCACCATCACGAAGTTGAGCCATAAATATACGTTGATCTCCCCGGAAAACCTCTCCTGCAGAGTTTGTCCACTGTCCAAACTCATACCAAATTGGTGAATAGAAAATATGGTGTAAACCAAATGGGATTAATGAACGTTCAATTAAACCAAATACAAATGCAGCGATTGTACGATTAGCATCAATTACATAGTAAGAGAAGTGATTTAACCCAGTTTGAATTGGTGGCCATATAAATACAAGTGCAATACCTACTAATAAAGATGTTACAGCTGTAATAATTGGCACAAAACGTTTACCGGCAAAGAAACCTAAGTATGATGGTAATTCCATCTTGAAGTATTTATTATACATCGCGGCCGCTAAGACCCCAATTATAATACCTCCAAATACCCCTGTTTGAATGGTTGGAATTCCTAAAACTGTTGCATATGCTGCTGAATTTTCAGCAACCATTTCAGGTGTAACACCAATAACTGCTCCCATCGTTACATTCATAATTAAGTAACCAATGATCGCTGCTAACGCTGCAACACCTTCGCCTCCTGCAAGGCCTACCGCTACACCAACCGCGAATAATACCGGTAAGTTGGCAAATACAATATCTCCTGATCTTTCCATTACATTCGCTACAAGAACAATCCAATCATTTTCCAGAAATGGAAGACGTGCAACAGTATCAGGATTTTTCATTGCATTACCAAACGCTAGAAGTAATCCAGCTGCGGGTAGTAACGCAACAGGTAACATTAAAGCTTTACCTACTTTTTGTAATGTTCCAAACAAGTTCTTGAACATCGTAGTTGAACCTCCTTTTAGATATTTGTGACTCCCAACAAACTTCGTTAAACGTTTACACATTTTGGAAAAATAAAAAAGGCATGAGGAGTTGATGATAAAAATGTACAAGGATAGATTACCCTTATTACATAAATTAAATCATCAAATTCACTCATGCCTGATCGAATCAGTAACACGTAAATTTACATGTAAAAATTATTCAGATTTATTAACCAACCGTTGAAGATGCATTGTTAAATAAATAGCTTCTGCATCATATACTGGTAACTTTAATGTTTGTTGCATCACTTTAATGACTTTCCACGAAAGATTATAGCATATAGGATATTCCTCTTTCAATACTAAAGCTAGTTTTTTTGGTTCTTTCACAGATTCGCCATTTTTTACTCGTTCAATAGTATACCGTAGATGTCTTATTAGCCTTAAATAATGAACACTTTCTTTATCAATCTTTATTTTAAGTCCAACTTCAATGATACTTATTAGCTGATTAATTAGTTGAGAGTATTTATTGATTTCAGATATCTTTTTGTTAACTAGTGCACTATGGATATGTAATGCAATAAATCCAATTTCACCCTCTGGCATACTAATGTTAACTTTCTCCGAAACAATTTTCACAACATCACCAGCAATTTTATACTCCAATGGATACATCGTTTTCGTTTCTATTAGAAATGGGTTTGTCATCTCTAGTCCCTGTTGTATACGCTTTATTGCAAATGAAATATGATCTGTTAATGCAACATGGATATGTTCATTTATTGGTGTGTCTACAGATTTCTTAATAAAATGAATGATTTCATTCATCATTTCAATTATTTTTTCATCTATGGTAGAAACAAGTTTCTTATATTGCTCTTGTTCTTTCTCATTTTCAAGAATAAAGATTTTTTCTGCAGAATCTGGAGTGATTTGCTCTCCATTTTTTTTATTAAAACCAATTCCTTTACCTATCAGAACTACTTCCTTATAAGAGGTATGTTCGGCAATTAAGACATTATTGTTCAATATTTTTTTTATTGTAAAGGACTCCATCACCGAATCCTCAACTCCTTCTAGTAACATAACTTCAAGTCAATGTAATCCATATTACAAGCAGTAATAGACCTTAGTCAATAAATATATATTAAATGGAAGTAGATTCCTCAGCCTTTGTGATTAAATAATGGCAAAAAAATCGCTGATACCTTTAATGCTTTTTTAAAATTAATGAATAAAGAACAAAAGTGTAACAAAAGATATACACAAACTATACGAAGGGAGGGCAAATAAATAGCGGCAACTAACAGCAAGAACATACATCATGAATAACAATGCCAAGGAAAAAAACTAATCAAAACTATACTTATAACACACACACTACACATACACACCAAGACTACACACCAGACCATTAGAAGAAAACTACTTCTAATGGTCTAAGATGTTAGTGACCTAAGTATCTTATTCTCAAATTCTTCACTACATAGAGGTTTTGAAAAGTAAAACCCTTGTATTTCAAGACACCCAAGTTCGGAGACCATCTTCAATTGTTCGTCAGTTTCTACCCCTTCTGCAATAACCTTTAGTTCAAGATGCTTTGCCATAGAAATAATAGTCGAAACGATTGCTTCATTCTTATACATTTCTTTAATAAATGATTTATCAATTTTCACTCGGTCAATCGATAATTTATTTAAATATCCAAGCGAGCTATAACCTGTTCCAAAATCATCCATACTCACTTCAATGCCTAATTCTCTCAGTCTCATCAAAGTTCTATTCGTATCATTCTCGTTATTTATCATGGTAGATTCAGTTATTTCGACTTCCAAACAAGAAGGATCTAATTGAAATTCATCTAGTATTCTTGTAATCGTTTCTACTAGATCATTCTTATAAATATGGAGATGTGATATATTTACTGAGGTCCGTCCATAGTAACAATGATTAGTCTTCCACAGTTTTATTTGTTGACATACTGATTGTAGTACCCATTCTTCTAATGGAATGATTAAGCCCGTTTCTTCAGCTATTGGAATAAATCGATCTGGCGATATGGTTCCAATTTTAGGATGATGCCATCTAAGTAATGCCTCTGCTCCTATAATCTTTTTTGTTTTCGCATGAAACTTCGGCTGATAATATATGGATAACTGATTATTACTCAATGCATATCTTAAGTCGTTTTCTAATTTGATTTTCTCTATCGTTTTATCCTTCAAGCTATTATTATAGATTTTATATTGATTTGCACCATTCTCTTTTGCTTCATACATGGCAATATCTGCGTATTTAACAAGTGCTTCAATTTCGTCTGAATGAGCTGGAAAAAGTGCAATACCGATACTAGCTGTAATTAAGCATTCATGCCTCTTTACTCTTAATGAAACCCTAAATTGGTCCAAAACTAATTCTGCAAGTGCCGAAATATCCCGTATATCCTCTTCAGCTGTAACAATTACACAGAATTCATCTCCTCCCATTCTGGCTATAAAAAATTTTTCTCCTAAAGATTGTTGCAACCGCTTTGCGATTTCTACAAGTACTTGATCACCAAAAGCATGTCCAAATAAATCATTCAATCTTTTGAAACGGTCAAAATCCAAATTCATAATTGCAAAATTGTGCCCCTTATTTTTGAGCTGATATAATTTTTTTATATATAATCTACGATTTGGAAGCCTAGTTAATTCATCATGATATGCTAAATAATTTATGGTTTCTTGGGCCAAATCAGTGTCAGTAACATCTTTTACGATTCCATAAAATCCAATAATATCTTCTTTAAAATACACCGGAATAAAATTTATTTTCACATTAGATAAATCACGATTCTTTTTAACTAGATGTCCTTCGAATAAATCTTCTTTACCAGTGATAACATTTTGATAATGTTGGATAAACTGCTTGAGTTGTTCCCTCTTGACTAATCTCGAAAAATACATGCCTATTAGTTCTTCATTGCGATACCCAGTTAATTGTGGGGCTTCTTTATTGACACTTACAATAATCCCCTTTAAGTTCATTGAAAAGACGGCATCAGGATTATAATTAAATAATGACTTTAAGTGCTCATGGTTTTTTATGTGATTGGATCTACTCTCAATCAGTTTTAAATCTGCAAGTAAATCTGTAATAATCATCATTAATAAATTTGCACTACACATGATAATAAGTAAAAGTAAACCTACTCTTTCCATAGATAGCGTGTTATTAATAGAAGAAAGGTTAACTACCGACAGGAAACAACTGAAGGAGATAATAACATAGGAGAAGCCAGTTATGATACTCCAGACAATCCTCCATTTTTTAGAGATTAGATTTTCCTCACCGTCTTTTAGTAAAACCCAAAATTTAAGTACAGAAACAAAAAAACCTACTGTAAGAAGAAAGCAAATTAAAAGATGTAATGGTTTTAATTGGACGTTAGAACTAAATATAATTAGATAAAAAATAGAATTTATAGCTACTAAAACAAAGGCAAGTATTGAACTTGGAATAATACTGATATACGAACGGAATGTAATATGATTTAAAAAAGAATAAGAGCCGATTATTAACAACCAGCTTGTAATCATGTATCCCGAGATCATTCCTGATAACTTAAATGTATCTAATTCATGATTTGTTGAGATAATAAGGAAAGCATTAGAGATTGAAAAAGTACTACTTATTATCAAAAAAAGAGTTAAATTAGAAAAAGATATGTTAATTATTCTTTTTTTATTTATTAAAGTATTGTAAAAAGTTGCTAGTAATGAACCAAACATACTAAAGAGTATAGCCAAGATTACAGCTATATAATTTAGATTTCCAAACACATATCCACCAAACAATACGTAACCTCCCCGGGCAACTACCAACACAAACCGACTTGTCAATTACAAAAAGATTCAAACTTTGACATAATATACTAAAATTATAATCGATAAATATGACGATAGCTACAAGAATCACATGAAATCATCAGTTTTTCCACGGCGAGTTCAGTAGAATTTCTTACTAGCTAGAATAAACTCGTTCCGTTTACATATTTCACTCATTATTCTTTCATAATAATAAAAAATGCTCAGTTTTTGGAGGATATTATGCCTGTTATTCAGTTAAATGACGAAACTGAAATTTACTACGAAATGAACGGTTCAGGAAAACCACTTTTATTTGTCCATCCACCTGGCATGGGTCTAGTTACATTCAAACAACAAATCCCACTTTCTGAACACTATAAGGTGATTACTTATGATATGAGAGGGAATGGGAACAGTAATTCTGCCGGCGAAGAAGTTTCAGTACCATTACTTGCTAAAGACATTTTTCTACTTTTACAAGAATTAAATGTTGAAAAGATTGTAATATGCGGGTATTCAAATGGTGGATCCATTGCATTAGAATTTGCTTTATCATATCCAGAAAAAGTTGAAGGAGTTATTTTATTAGGGGGGTTCCCGGAGGTCAGTACGTTTCTACTTCGGTCTGAGTTTTTATTAGGCATTTATACAGTAAAAATGCGCGGACTCCCTTTTTTAGCCAAAGTCTTGGGAAAGGCTCATGGAAAAAGTAAACAGTACCAAAATGAGATTGAAAACTACGTCTTAAAGGCTAATCCAAAAATTCTCTTTAATATGTATGTTCAAGGACTTAAGTATAAATGCACAGATCGGTTATCGGAATTAAAAGTACCAGTTCTTCTTGTTGATGGATCAAGAGATTTCTATTTGCATAAATATCAAAGAATACTCGAGACCAACATCAAAAACACATCAAAAGTATTTATTTCTAAAGCCAGACATCAACTACCAACAAAGCATGCAAAAGAATTAAATCAAATCATCGATGGTTTTATGAAAAAAATTCACGAAAGCAGCGCACCTTCGGGGACAGGCTTAGGACAAGCTGCTGACGATAAATTTCTTCAATGAATTTCTTAAATGGCATTTTTTGTTTCGATGTCATTGGTTTAGACTATAGAGCCGATCTGCTGGAGCTAGACACCTATGCTAAATACAAATTTTATATATTCCCAATAACGTAAAAAAGGGACTCCAGTAAGTTCTCAAAACTTAATGGAGTCCTTTTTCAATCAGATTTCTTCAAGCGTCGGAGCTCTATTTTTAATTGTTTTACAATCTGTTCACACAGTTGTTCCTCTTCTACTGTTAGAACTCCGTCTCCGTATCGGACTTTTTCGTAGGATTTCACAAAACTAGCATGAAGAAAATGGTTTCGCTCTAACCATTCTTCAAGAGTTTCCGAATGCAGCCTCCCTTTCCCTTTTTTGGCAGCAAGTAGCTCTAACTCTAAAAGAAGTTTCCTTACTTTCTCAGCAGGGAATTTAGCTCGTCTTGTAGAACCAGTTGAAGTATTAGTTACAGTACCCATATTATATTTATACCCGGATCCTGCATCCACTACTTCTGGCTCAATCACATATTTCCTTCTAGCAATTATAACTAAAATGATCGCTATAATGATTAATCCGATTATAGAAAGAATCATCCAAATGTTTACCTTTGAAAGAAACGAGAAGTATTCTTGTAATGGCGTGACATCCTCTAGGCCCCCAATACCAACTCCTTCACCTTGATCACCAGGTGATTTCCTTTTGAATTCCGCATTTTCTACAGCATTAAAAAAGGGAACTGAAGCAGCGTATAACGCCTTCCCAGTTAAAGAAAACAACACAGAGAGTAGATTTTTTACAATAAACGGTAAAACCAGTGCAAGGGAAACGGCTCCTACTATCATTCCGATAAATATTCCAAGAATGGAACCTGAATTTTTTGTAACAACACTACTTCCACCTATAAATGAGCTTGAGAAAAAACCATCCAACACTTTACTTATCATCATCCATAATAACTGTATGATCATAAAGTATAAAATTAAATCGCTATACTGGTACCCCTGAACAATAGCACCTAGGTAAATTAGGTATCCTACGCCCAATGTTAGGAACAGCAACCAAAACTCAGATAGCTTCGTATCTTTTTGAAAATGGCCAACAATTCTCCAACAAATAAATCCAGCTAGAAACAGGCTTATACCGAAAGTGAATCCAAGTTTATTACCTACAAATGCAAGAACAGGAACAAACAGCATGACAAACACATATGGAGTATTTGTTTTCATCAATGACAATACTCCAGTGAAGATAATTCCACCACCGATGACTATTACTAGGAAAGGAAGAACTGGTGGAATCATAGCTGTATGAAAATAAAACAAAAATAATACGACATATAAAAGAATTACTTCCATCGTGTATAAATAAAAACGCGAAAAAAACTTATTATACTGCATGTGGATCTACCTTCCTTTCAGGTAGATTATAGCTTGTTAACATGATAGAGTCATCATGCTCAATTATTTGATAACAATCAATTCCTCTTCTTCTATAAGTAGTCATGATTAGATCTTTATTTTGTTCAATTTGCCCACATATAATGACATAGGGAGATGGTTGACTATTCCTTTGAATATTATAAACCATCTGTGAAAAGGGAATGATTACACTGTGTTTGCTTAATCTCGCAATAATTTCCAAAGCTTTCTGCAAATGTTCTCTACCTTTTCCTAAGGGATGATGGATATATGGGATTTTCCCCGCTTTTCTTACATTTATATATAACTCAAATGGAATGCCTTTTATTGTTGCAAACTCTAGTAAGTAAGTAATTCCACCTAAATACTCTTCAAGCTTTGGTTCTCTAACATTAATAAAGATCGACCATGAAAACTGTGAGGTTCTTTCATAAATTTTAGTTTGCAAGCTGTTTGTTTTTGCACTTGCCTTCCAGTGCACGCGATTAAACGGATCTGATGATACATATCCTCTGGCACCTATTAGTGCTGACATATCTTCAAAATGAGATTGTCTCATCGGATAATCCCCTAAATTTTTGGGAATAATTCGATTCACTCCACCAATGTTATCTGGGGACGAATAAATCACTGTTTCAAAAACGAGTGGCTTGTCATATTTTAAATATACATTTCCAAAACCAAATAAATGTGGAATCTGGACTTCTAAGGTGCGAATTCTAGCCACACCTCTTCCAATGGCTTTGAATGGAAAATTTATAGTAGCAGATTGATGTTTTAATAGTGTTAAAGGTAAATTGAGTTCTGTTTGTTCAGAATTCACCATTTTTCTCTCTTGTTCGAACTCTAATACACTATCAATTGTTATTCGAACTTTTGCACCTAATATCGGATAAATTCCTTTTTGATTAAACGTAATTGAAAATTCGTCTGTCTGCCCCTTAAAAAGTTTAATAAGTTCCTTATTAACTTCAACCGAAAGTTGATCTGCAACATGCTTTAAGTACAATAAATTCACATAGGCAAACAGAATGAATAACACACCAATTACAACAAGAAATAGATTTGTTCCAATAATACCAGTTAAGAGGATTAAAACAGCTAATCCAACAGTAAATGACAACTCATTTCCTAGAGCAATTTGCCTCTTCCAATCCATTAATTCACAGCTCCTGCCTCAACTGGTACAGAAACGGTTGCTAAAATTTCTTTAATCACTTGTTTACTAGTTTTCTTTAAAGATCCTTCCATTGTTAATACCAAACGATGTGATAAAACAAATGGAGCCATATACTTAATGTCCTCTGGTGTTACAAAACTACGACCTAATAAATAAGCCCTTCCTTGTACAGCTTTCATAAGGGCAAGAGTACCACGAGGACTCACCCCAACTTCTACATCCTGGTGCTTTCTGGTCTCATGAATCAATCTGACTAAGTAATCTTCAACATCCTCACTTAATCTAACCTCAGTTACTTCCTTCTGCATTTGTTCAATTTCACCCTTAGAAAAGACAGCCTCTAATTCTTCTATTGGGTTGCTGTTGCGGTATGTTCTCATGATTTGTCTTTCTTCCTCAAAAGATGGATAGCCAAGATCTAACTGCACAAAAAATCTGTCCATTTGTGCTTCTGGTAATGGAAAGGTTCCCTGCTGTGATTCAATCGGATTTTGTGTAGCTATTACAATAAACGGACTAGGTAACTTCAGAGTTTCACCATCAATTGTCACTTGACGCTCTTCCATTACTTCTAACAAACTTGACTGTGTTCTTGGTGTAGCACGATTGATTTCATCAGCTAATAAAATATTAGTCATAACTGGACCAGGACGAAGCTGAAATTCTTGTTCCTTCGGGTTAAAGAATTGAATCCCTGTTACATCACTAGGTAATACGTCTGGTGTGAATTGAATTCTTTTAAATGATGCATTTAAAGAACCAGCAAAGCTTTTTGCTAGCATTGTTTTCCCTGTACCGGGTACACTTTCTAAAAGAATATGCCCCTTATTTATGACAGCATTTAATACTAATTCTACAACTGCCTCTTTGCCAATAATTACTTTGCTAATATTGTTTTTTATCTTTTGAACATCATTTGATATATTCATAATAATCCCACTCCCTAATATAAAAAATTTAATAATTATAATTTTCCTACAATAATTCTTACAAGTCAATAAATTCCATATAATGATAATCCTTAAAATTTTACTTGGAGACTAGCTTTTCAACGACTCCCTTTAAAACATGAACTGCACTTAAACAATCATACAGGGATGACCACTCTTTCGGGTTATGACTTATCCCACCCTTACTTTGAACAAATAACATTGCTACCGGTATTGATTTACCGACCATCATTGCATCGTGCCCAGCGCCACTCGGTAAGAAAAATGGACGAATGTTTAAAGACTCCATTGTTGATAAAATCATTTGTTGCATTTCTTGTTTAATCGGAACTGGCTTAATTTTCGTGTTTTCCTTCCACGTAAGTTCTATTTCGTGATTTTTCGCTATGCTTGATGCTAGCTTAAGAGCCTCCTCCACTAATGTATCTCTAGTTTCTTCAAAGATATCTCTTATATCAACATATAATTGAACTTTCCCTGGAATCACATTCACACCATTGGGATAGACATTTAATTTCCCCACTGTTGCAACTGCGGATTTTGATATATTTGTAGGTAGTTCTTTCAGCCTAAATATAAACTCGCTTGCGGCAATTAGTGCATCTTGCCGATCAAACATTGGTGTATTACCAGCGTGACCCGCCTTCCCCTCAAAAATCATCTCAATCCAGCATGGACCAGCAATACCAGTTACAATACCACAAGGAAGGTTTTCCTTTTCTAGCAATTTACCTTGTTCAATATGTACTTCAACAAATGCTCCAATTTCTGAATGGTCTCTCATTGAGTTTTGATAACCTTCAAGTGTTAGATTGTCTGCTCTTAAAACCTCTTCAAAGGATAAACCCTTACTATCTTTAAGGGTAAGCTTATGAGAGACGTCTACATCCCCCATCATTGCTTCACTTCCAGTTAATCCACCATTAAATCTGGCACCTTCTTCATCCGAAAAAATCACAACTTCAAACGGTCTAACCGGCTGATAACCAGTTTCCTTCCAAGACTCAACGACTTCTAAAGCTGCAACCACTCCTAATGGACCATCAAAATGCCCTCCATTTGGAACACTGTCTAAATGTGACCCTGCTAGTATTGCTGGCATTTCGTTATTAATCCCGTTTAATCTCCCAAAAACATTTCCTGCGCCATCCTCTTTCACTTCAAGCTCCAACTCAATCATCCACTTTTTCACAAGCTCTTTGGCCTGTCTTTCTTCTTTGGAAAAGCCTACTCGGTTAGAACCACCATCACTAGTTAGTCCAATGTTTGAAATTTCTTCAAGGCGTGTAGCAACTCTACTACCATTTATACCGTCTTGATTTAAAGATTGATCATAATCTCTTAATAATTTCTCCTTTAGCCCGACAATTTCGTTTTGCATATTTATTTAAAACCTCCCGGATTATAAAAAGTTATTTATTTTCTAAATTTTCATATCAATCCATATTATCTATGATTAGATACTATAAAATCAATGTTTGATTATTTTAATATAGAAAAGCGGAAGGCGCTCGTTCATCGGCGACAGGCATAAGACAAGACGGCTAGAAGGTTGTTCTTAACCTTCTAGGGTGGATTGACTTAGACCTGAGAGCCGATAGCCCCTGGAGCTAGACCACTGGATCCCGCAGGAGTCAAGTGGCTCTCCGCTCATTCCAAACTGAGGAGGAAACATTTTTTCATACTTCATGGTTCGTGGTGCGAATTTAATCAGTATGGGGATCTCCTCTGTATTCTTACCTACAGAAGTGTGGTCGATTTATTTTATTTAGCAATGAATA
Encoded here:
- the ptsP gene encoding phosphoenolpyruvate--protein phosphotransferase; amino-acid sequence: MAKMINGIAASAGIAFAKAYRLENPDLTIEKKNITNTEEEVSRFDVALETAKQELEVIKDKANQELGEDKAAIFAAHLLVLSDPELVNPIKDRIKSENVNAEYSLNETASMFISMFESMDNEYMKERAADIKDVTKRVLAHLLGVTISNPSMISEEVVIIAEDLTPSDTAQLNRNYVKGFTTDIGGRTSHSAIMARSMEIPAVVGTKTVTSDIKNGVLVIVDGLDGHVIVDPSEQVISEYQAKKEQYEAQKTEWAKLINEPTVSSDEQHVELAANIGTPEDVKGVLANGGEGVGLYRTEFLYMGRDQLPTEEEQFDAYKTVLEKMEGKPVVVRTLDIGGDKELPYLHLPKELNPFLGYRAIRLCLEEQEIFRTQLRALLRASTYGNLKIMFPMIATLDEFRQAKAILLEEKEKLVASGTNVSDKIEIGIMVEIPSTAVLADQFAKEVDFFSIGTNDLIQYTMAADRMNERVAYLYQPYSPSILRLISTVIDAAHKEGKWAGMCGEMAGDPIAIPILLGLGLDEFSMSATSILPARSQIKKLSKEKLANLKDQILSFGTTEEVVEFVQKNL
- a CDS encoding phosphocarrier protein HPr, which translates into the protein MAEKTFKVSSESGIHARPATALVQTAGKFNSDINLEFNGRSVNLKSIMGVMSLGIGQGAEIKITAEGADAEEALAALAETFSSEGL
- the ptsG gene encoding glucose-specific PTS transporter subunit IIBC; the encoded protein is MFKNLFGTLQKVGKALMLPVALLPAAGLLLAFGNAMKNPDTVARLPFLENDWIVLVANVMERSGDIVFANLPVLFAVGVAVGLAGGEGVAALAAIIGYLIMNVTMGAVIGVTPEMVAENSAAYATVLGIPTIQTGVFGGIIIGVLAAAMYNKYFKMELPSYLGFFAGKRFVPIITAVTSLLVGIALVFIWPPIQTGLNHFSYYVIDANRTIAAFVFGLIERSLIPFGLHHIFYSPIWYEFGQWTNSAGEVFRGDQRIFMAQLRDGAEFTAGTFMTGKFPFMMFGLPAAALAIYHEARPEQKKLVAGIMGSAALTSFLTGITEPLEFSFLFVAPILFAIHAVFAGLSFMVMHMLNVKIGMTFSGGVIDFILFGVLPNRTDWWLVIVVGLILAPIYYFGFRFAIRKFNLKTPGREVIQEGAEVNRGKVSELPFNVLQAMGGKENISHLDACITRLRVSVNDIKSVDKDRLKQLGASGVLEIGNNIQAIFGPKSDTLKSQIKDIMDGKTPAPTIVSPNTEVQEQIEDVVPDEMQNEVSSEDFSFVAPIHGKILPITDVPDQVFAGKMMGDGFAILPKEGTVVAPVDGTIVNLFPTKHAIGLETAAGREILIHFGIDTVNLKGEGFEALVSQGDKVTKGQPILKVDLDFVANNATSTITPIVFTNLKNGEAVVINTDGTVDLKQEDIITIK
- the glcT gene encoding glucose PTS transporter transcription antiterminator GlcT, with the translated sequence MMESFTIKKILNNNVLIAEHTSYKEVVLIGKGIGFNKKNGEQITPDSAEKIFILENEKEQEQYKKLVSTIDEKIIEMMNEIIHFIKKSVDTPINEHIHVALTDHISFAIKRIQQGLEMTNPFLIETKTMYPLEYKIAGDVVKIVSEKVNISMPEGEIGFIALHIHSALVNKKISEINKYSQLINQLISIIEVGLKIKIDKESVHYLRLIRHLRYTIERVKNGESVKEPKKLALVLKEEYPICYNLSWKVIKVMQQTLKLPVYDAEAIYLTMHLQRLVNKSE